In Candidatus Kerfeldbacteria bacterium, a single genomic region encodes these proteins:
- a CDS encoding isoleucine--tRNA ligase gives MTPDEKKNQRMAFPEIEERILKFWEKEKIFEQSLAQTKAGKPFVFFEGPPTANGRPGIHHVLARAYKDVVLRYKTMQGFFVERKAGWDTHGLPVELQVEKQLGISGKPDIEKFGIAEFNQKCKESVWQYKEEWERLTKRMGFWLDLEHPYVTYEPAYVESLWWVIKQIWDKDLLYRGHKVVPHCPRCGTALSSHEVAQGYKDVTDTSVFVKFKVVDQDDTYIVSWTTTPWTLPGNVALAVGKDIDYVKVKIDGSFYYCAAGVVDRLGSTYKVVEELKGAALVGLHYEPLFAINELQSPTSYQVYAADFVNTEEGTGVVHTAVMYGEDDYRLGESIGLPKFHTVDEQGKFTTAVPEFAGKFVKSATTERAIIASLSERELLLREEPYKHSYPFCWRCDTPLLYYAKDSWFIAMTKLKEQLIANNKTINWVPSHLQQGRFGEWLNEVKDWAFSRERYWGTPLPIWRSADDQYLCIGSFAELKQYAQKQELVGEAFDPHRPFVDDIVLVKDGREYHRVPEVIDVWFDSGAMPFAQWHYPFENAERIDTGVSFPADYISEAVDQTRGWFYTLLAVSTLIGKSAPYQNVVCLGHILDDKGQKMSKSKGNVVDPFVMMDTYGVDAVRWFLFTVNQPGEAKLFVEQQVHEVVKKNWMILSNVVSFWKLYAGEVRSEPERPQVSHVLDQWALARLDSVVAFVTQKFDVYAITEATRAITDYIQDLSTWYVRRSRGRMKQASVDKDQALQTLQYSLVTLSKVLAPAAPFFAEWMYQETTGAKQKSVHLATWPAAHAVDAELLKKMQQVRAVVELGHSLRKTKEIKVRQPLSQLVIPELALDADLLTIIQEELNVVSVVPAKKMPTGVEFVASSEGSMQVALDITITDELKQQGIVREIVRHLNALRKDAGLTITDHITVYYEIGSEELEGIVKHFRDVICREVVADHCLKDIPENVDLKKVLDLGGTKLLFGIKKL, from the coding sequence ATGACACCGGACGAGAAGAAAAACCAACGAATGGCATTCCCAGAAATTGAAGAACGAATCCTGAAATTTTGGGAAAAGGAAAAAATATTTGAACAGAGTCTTGCCCAAACGAAAGCGGGTAAGCCGTTTGTTTTCTTTGAGGGGCCACCGACGGCCAATGGCCGCCCGGGCATTCATCATGTCTTGGCCCGCGCCTACAAAGACGTGGTGCTCCGGTACAAAACCATGCAGGGATTTTTTGTGGAGCGGAAGGCTGGTTGGGATACCCATGGCTTACCGGTTGAATTGCAAGTAGAAAAGCAATTGGGCATTTCGGGCAAACCCGATATTGAAAAATTTGGCATCGCGGAATTTAATCAGAAATGCAAAGAATCAGTGTGGCAGTATAAAGAAGAATGGGAGCGCCTGACCAAGCGCATGGGTTTTTGGCTGGATCTCGAGCATCCCTATGTCACCTACGAACCGGCGTATGTAGAGAGCCTCTGGTGGGTGATCAAGCAGATTTGGGATAAGGACTTATTATATCGCGGCCACAAAGTCGTGCCGCATTGTCCGCGTTGTGGCACGGCACTTTCCTCGCATGAAGTAGCCCAGGGGTACAAAGACGTCACTGACACGTCAGTATTTGTAAAGTTTAAAGTCGTTGATCAGGACGATACTTATATCGTTTCTTGGACCACGACACCCTGGACGTTGCCGGGCAATGTGGCGCTGGCCGTAGGGAAGGATATTGATTACGTCAAAGTAAAAATAGACGGAAGCTTTTATTATTGTGCGGCAGGGGTGGTTGACCGTTTAGGCAGCACTTATAAAGTAGTTGAAGAATTAAAGGGTGCCGCGTTGGTTGGGTTGCACTATGAACCGTTATTTGCCATCAACGAATTACAATCACCAACGTCGTATCAGGTGTATGCGGCCGATTTTGTAAATACGGAAGAGGGCACCGGCGTGGTTCATACCGCAGTAATGTATGGCGAGGATGACTATCGCTTAGGCGAATCCATTGGATTGCCAAAATTCCACACCGTGGATGAGCAGGGTAAATTTACCACAGCGGTGCCCGAATTCGCCGGGAAGTTTGTAAAGTCGGCAACGACGGAGCGGGCGATTATTGCATCTTTGTCTGAGCGCGAGTTATTACTCCGTGAAGAACCCTATAAACATTCTTACCCATTCTGCTGGCGTTGTGATACGCCATTATTATATTATGCAAAAGATTCGTGGTTTATCGCCATGACGAAATTGAAAGAGCAATTGATCGCGAATAATAAAACGATTAACTGGGTACCGTCTCATTTACAGCAAGGAAGATTTGGTGAATGGTTGAACGAGGTGAAAGACTGGGCGTTTTCTCGCGAACGGTATTGGGGAACGCCATTGCCGATTTGGCGCTCCGCGGACGATCAATATCTGTGTATCGGCTCATTTGCAGAATTGAAACAGTACGCGCAAAAGCAAGAATTAGTTGGCGAGGCATTCGATCCGCACCGGCCGTTTGTAGATGATATTGTATTAGTGAAAGATGGTAGGGAATATCACCGGGTGCCGGAAGTGATTGATGTGTGGTTTGATTCGGGCGCCATGCCGTTTGCCCAGTGGCATTATCCGTTTGAGAATGCGGAGCGGATTGATACCGGTGTTAGTTTCCCGGCTGACTATATTTCCGAAGCAGTTGACCAAACCCGCGGCTGGTTCTACACCTTGCTGGCCGTTTCCACGTTGATCGGTAAATCAGCGCCGTATCAAAACGTCGTTTGTCTCGGGCATATTTTGGATGACAAGGGGCAGAAGATGTCGAAGTCAAAAGGCAACGTCGTGGACCCATTTGTTATGATGGACACCTACGGCGTGGATGCAGTGCGGTGGTTTCTCTTTACGGTGAATCAGCCGGGCGAGGCAAAATTATTCGTTGAACAGCAGGTACATGAGGTGGTGAAGAAAAATTGGATGATTCTATCCAATGTCGTTTCTTTTTGGAAACTGTATGCCGGTGAAGTGCGGAGCGAACCAGAGCGCCCCCAGGTCTCGCATGTGCTGGACCAGTGGGCATTAGCACGACTGGATAGCGTGGTCGCATTTGTCACCCAGAAATTTGATGTCTATGCGATTACTGAAGCCACCCGCGCCATCACCGACTATATCCAAGACCTGTCGACTTGGTATGTGCGTCGCTCTCGTGGTCGGATGAAACAGGCGTCGGTGGATAAAGATCAGGCGCTGCAGACGTTGCAATATTCTTTAGTTACCTTGAGTAAGGTATTGGCACCCGCCGCGCCATTCTTTGCCGAATGGATGTATCAGGAGACGACAGGGGCGAAGCAAAAAAGCGTGCATCTGGCCACTTGGCCGGCCGCTCACGCAGTTGATGCAGAACTTTTGAAAAAGATGCAGCAGGTGCGGGCAGTGGTTGAATTGGGCCACAGTTTACGCAAAACAAAAGAAATAAAAGTTCGGCAGCCATTGTCTCAATTAGTCATTCCCGAGCTGGCTTTGGATGCAGATTTATTGACCATTATCCAGGAAGAGCTGAATGTGGTCAGCGTTGTTCCCGCCAAAAAAATGCCAACCGGCGTTGAATTTGTGGCGAGCAGCGAGGGATCGATGCAGGTGGCGCTTGATATTACTATTACTGATGAATTGAAACAACAGGGTATCGTCCGCGAAATTGTGCGGCACCTCAATGCTCTGCGCAAAGATGCCGGCCTGACCATTACTGACCACATCACGGTCTATTATGAAATCGGCAGTGAAGAGCTAGAGGGGATTGTCAAGCATTTTAGAGATGTCATTTGCCGGGAAGTGGTGGCGGATCATTGCTTGAAAGACATTCCAGAAAATGTTGATCTGAAGAAAGTACTTGACCTCGGGGGCACTAAATTACTTTTTGGCATCAAAAAACTTTAA
- the recO gene encoding DNA repair protein RecO: protein MGMYQLTGIILRHQDVREVDRLVTIYSQEQGMATLRARGVRKISSKLAGSLEPLQAAVLTAVTGATFDTITGAEIQSTFPSIHLDPRRKAVAWFCAALVATVSHERQRDTRVYQLLEQTFVALETHDGPALYQLLRWHFSWRLLVLLGHAPELRNCMVCHQAMSADDTMFSVKRGGLVHLRCRGVDASARPITTTTIKLIRELCNEDMKRVRRLRYPASIARESDTLIDTFLSYIFERDISFGAFGTLV, encoded by the coding sequence ATGGGTATGTACCAGCTGACCGGCATCATCCTCCGGCATCAGGATGTTCGCGAGGTTGATCGTTTGGTGACCATTTATTCTCAGGAACAGGGAATGGCGACGCTCCGGGCACGGGGTGTGCGAAAAATTTCGAGTAAATTAGCGGGCAGTTTGGAGCCGTTACAGGCAGCGGTACTCACCGCAGTTACTGGTGCTACATTTGACACGATCACTGGAGCAGAAATTCAATCTACCTTTCCTAGCATTCACTTAGACCCGCGCCGGAAAGCGGTAGCTTGGTTTTGTGCTGCGCTGGTGGCGACGGTCAGCCATGAACGGCAGCGCGATACTCGGGTTTATCAATTGCTTGAGCAAACATTTGTAGCGCTCGAAACACATGATGGCCCAGCCCTCTATCAATTATTGCGTTGGCATTTTTCATGGCGCTTATTGGTGTTGTTGGGGCACGCCCCAGAATTACGCAATTGCATGGTGTGTCATCAGGCGATGTCGGCAGATGATACAATGTTTTCTGTCAAACGTGGGGGACTCGTTCATCTGCGGTGCCGCGGCGTTGACGCGTCGGCACGCCCAATTACCACGACAACAATTAAGCTTATTCGTGAATTGTGTAATGAGGATATGAAACGCGTTCGACGGCTGCGTTATCCGGCTTCGATTGCTCGGGAATCGGACACGCTCATTGACACTTTTCTTAGTTATATTTTTGAGCGAGACATATCCTTTGGCGCATTTGGGACTTTGGTCTAA
- a CDS encoding CDP-alcohol phosphatidyltransferase family protein produces MRADSINHTLLGKLHQRKDALLAGTAQRLPRWVTPNGITILRIILVIPIYWLYTRGYIVSTLIVFGVALVTDVLDGVVARQRGHETTTGKLFDPAADKILIITVFFIVALDRVADAIIYTLVGLELGLVILAIVISPLVQRFTQRKPRLGANNAGKIKMTLESIAVALLLISSGQTITMIATYLLGGAAFFAALSIILHLILREPNSRSY; encoded by the coding sequence ATGCGCGCTGACTCGATAAATCATACATTGCTCGGCAAACTCCATCAGCGTAAAGATGCGCTTCTCGCCGGAACGGCACAGCGCCTCCCCCGCTGGGTCACACCGAATGGCATTACGATACTCCGTATCATATTGGTAATCCCGATATACTGGCTATACACCCGAGGCTATATCGTCAGCACGCTGATTGTGTTTGGTGTCGCATTAGTGACTGATGTATTGGACGGCGTGGTCGCCCGGCAGCGTGGACACGAAACAACCACAGGAAAATTATTTGACCCGGCCGCTGATAAGATACTTATTATTACCGTCTTTTTTATTGTGGCACTCGACAGAGTCGCTGACGCCATCATCTACACCCTGGTCGGTCTGGAATTAGGATTAGTGATTTTAGCAATCGTGATCAGCCCGCTGGTACAACGATTTACGCAGCGGAAACCAAGGTTAGGAGCCAATAACGCCGGAAAAATAAAAATGACGCTTGAAAGCATCGCCGTAGCACTTTTACTGATCAGTTCCGGTCAAACAATAACCATGATCGCCACCTATCTCCTCGGAGGGGCGGCATTCTTTGCGGCTCTCAGCATCATTCTCCACCTGATACTCCGCGAGCCTAACTCGCGTTCGTATTAA
- the tgt gene encoding tRNA guanosine(34) transglycosylase Tgt: MVTHYRVITTSKKSSARTGQLRTAHGTVTTPAFMPIATRGAVKTLSAEDMQYVQSDILLSNTYHLWQRPGLRVIKKFGGLHDFMQWPGPILTDSGGYQVFSLSQRRTITERGVKFVSEMDGQTLFLTPEKAIDIQHTLGSDIIMVLDECPPYPTTASYAETSMELTTRWAARAITQYKKKKIRNQLLFGIVQGATFPELRQRHAQELRQLPFHGYAVGGLAVGEPEETMYSMLDATVPYLPTEKPRYLMGAGKPEQIIEAVRRGIDMFDCVIPTRNARHGLLYVWRTTSLKGKFYDVVHIKRAQYQNDTTPIDRLSSVTTSKKYSRAYLRHLFMMGDPLALRLASLQNVGFYLELMRRLRVGIKGGTL; the protein is encoded by the coding sequence ATGGTTACACACTATCGAGTTATTACTACCAGCAAAAAATCATCTGCCCGCACTGGGCAACTTCGCACCGCTCACGGAACGGTGACGACTCCGGCCTTTATGCCCATCGCTACCCGTGGAGCAGTCAAGACATTGTCAGCTGAGGATATGCAGTATGTCCAGTCTGACATACTTTTGTCGAATACATATCATTTGTGGCAGCGTCCAGGATTGCGTGTTATTAAGAAATTTGGTGGGCTTCATGACTTTATGCAGTGGCCGGGCCCCATCCTGACAGACTCTGGCGGTTATCAAGTATTTTCATTATCACAACGGCGCACCATCACTGAACGCGGGGTGAAATTTGTTTCGGAAATGGATGGTCAGACACTTTTTTTGACTCCTGAAAAAGCCATTGATATTCAACATACTTTGGGTTCAGACATTATCATGGTGCTCGATGAGTGCCCGCCGTATCCGACGACCGCCAGCTACGCAGAGACGTCTATGGAATTGACTACCCGCTGGGCGGCTCGTGCGATTACCCAGTACAAGAAAAAAAAGATTCGGAACCAATTGCTTTTTGGCATTGTGCAGGGCGCGACATTCCCTGAATTGCGTCAGCGGCATGCTCAAGAGTTACGCCAGTTGCCGTTTCATGGGTATGCGGTGGGTGGTTTGGCAGTGGGTGAGCCTGAAGAAACCATGTATTCCATGTTAGACGCGACGGTGCCGTATTTGCCCACGGAAAAGCCGCGCTATTTGATGGGTGCGGGCAAGCCTGAGCAAATCATAGAGGCAGTGCGGCGGGGGATCGACATGTTTGACTGTGTAATTCCGACGCGCAATGCTCGGCATGGCCTATTGTATGTTTGGCGCACGACGTCATTGAAAGGAAAATTTTATGACGTGGTGCATATTAAGCGAGCCCAATACCAAAACGACACAACTCCGATTGACCGTTTGAGTTCTGTGACAACTTCAAAAAAATATTCTCGTGCCTATTTACGCCATTTATTTATGATGGGAGATCCACTGGCGTTGCGGCTGGCGTCTTTGCAAAATGTGGGTTTTTATTTGGAATTGATGCGGCGATTGAGGGTAGGCATTAAAGGTGGTACACTGTAA
- a CDS encoding GNAT family N-acetyltransferase: MISIRKANCDDGQTVSQLLHSRYSFSTEDEAAAVFTHECEYQHYRIAEVDGKPVGLISWRPQGTERHGVVELTRIAVAPDVEDRAFVKELLFDQMIAEADYYYKQHGKHLRKVFSMIHADNKDVKEFFQNKGMHQEAILRNHFHRGTDELVYSIFLAA, encoded by the coding sequence ATGATTTCAATTCGAAAAGCGAACTGTGATGACGGGCAAACCGTATCTCAATTACTGCATTCTCGGTATTCCTTCTCGACCGAAGATGAAGCCGCAGCAGTTTTTACTCATGAATGTGAGTATCAGCATTATCGCATTGCTGAGGTGGATGGCAAGCCGGTAGGCTTAATCAGCTGGCGGCCGCAGGGAACTGAACGGCATGGGGTGGTGGAATTAACTCGGATCGCTGTTGCCCCTGACGTTGAAGACCGCGCTTTTGTCAAAGAATTATTATTTGATCAAATGATTGCCGAAGCAGATTATTATTATAAACAGCACGGAAAACATCTGCGCAAAGTTTTTTCAATGATTCATGCGGACAATAAAGATGTCAAGGAATTTTTCCAGAATAAAGGTATGCACCAGGAAGCAATTTTGCGCAATCACTTCCATCGCGGCACTGACGAATTGGTGTATTCGATATTTCTAGCCGCTTAA
- a CDS encoding phosphatidylglycerophosphatase A has translation MRTRLALFIATGFGSGYLPIGPGSWGSFMMAVAAWWLLGLPWWLYGTIMVGIFIIGLWASQIADPLLPHVKGGTHDSTHIVIDEWVGMLITFIPLFWYDVTLLHLTMGFLIFRIFDTLKFGLARWADRWGSSWGVMVDDVFAGMHAALVFWAALLIMY, from the coding sequence ATGCGAACACGCTTAGCGCTCTTCATCGCTACGGGATTCGGCAGTGGGTATCTGCCTATTGGGCCAGGGAGTTGGGGTTCGTTCATGATGGCAGTCGCCGCCTGGTGGTTACTGGGACTTCCCTGGTGGCTGTACGGCACTATCATGGTGGGTATTTTTATTATCGGTCTATGGGCAAGTCAGATCGCCGATCCGTTATTACCCCACGTGAAAGGCGGGACGCATGATAGTACACATATAGTGATCGATGAATGGGTGGGTATGCTTATTACGTTTATCCCCTTATTTTGGTATGACGTAACGTTATTGCACCTTACCATGGGCTTTTTGATTTTCCGCATTTTTGACACGTTGAAATTCGGATTGGCTCGGTGGGCCGATCGATGGGGAAGCTCGTGGGGGGTCATGGTTGATGACGTTTTTGCGGGCATGCATGCTGCGCTTGTTTTTTGGGCAGCCTTGTTAATTATGTATTAA
- a CDS encoding ATP-dependent Clp protease ATP-binding subunit, whose amino-acid sequence MPKSRGQSFVILEGEPNTPAFIDTYPVFAWLEGHALYWKKKLDTLHIFEEALERSVKGLINGFLLLFGLLGLGALGVTIYAVLQEGGQIGDVFLRKNGLMGIFAISLLSDLYAYYRMSRESLLDRSVMGRSFDPILTDENPVVILERLQADRATDWIDVSQCLTPNSQRHVEDAWQLARKLRHAYVVPLHLTASLLNHTDTKVVLGRLGVDGKALVERISRGLGRIPVGDGRVAIGSTFLQVVLRSYAEAYYDRRSRIDVAQLLTALIQMDAQTQEIFYDLEIEQQDIINAVEWINIQHRLAERWSSQRMKAAYKSKGVMNKSMTAQATPLLDRFSSDLTQLARRGVLPPTIGRDRELDEVLRIIEGGKNVILAGNPGVGKTSIVEGIAEMMATEEVPEVLQDRRFVSLSVASLVGAAGRQGELEALFLQIINEVVRSGNIVMFIDNIQNMVGVSTQGAENMDIAAMLANALSKRLFFCIATTTTQDYRRYIEGSSSLTSVFQKVQVLEPDTNGAIQILQGKASGIEAKNEIFFSYQSIRKTVEFSERYIHDRYLPEKAIALLEEIGVYVRKKRGKNSIVTTEDVAEIVSNKTNVPVTKLTQQETEKLLNMEQLIHERMVDQEEAVSAVATALRRARAELRDLNRPIVNLLFLGPTGVGKTELAKTVADIYFGAEENMIRLDMSEYQEQASINRLIGAPPGYSGGGQGGFLTEAVRAQPFSLVLLDEIEKAHPDILNVFLQVMDDGRLTDTLGRTIDFTNTIIIATSNAGSQLIQDRIREKATLEGIRDELINQALKPYFRPEFLNRFDNIVVFKPLAMEDIIQIVDLMLKQVAKRLALKGIRLEASAAAKEELAREGFDPVFGARPLRRAIQDKVDNALATYLLQGRLSRRDVAVLEVGGRISVRQAEAL is encoded by the coding sequence ATGCCGAAATCTCGAGGACAAAGTTTCGTCATACTTGAAGGGGAGCCGAATACCCCCGCCTTTATTGATACCTATCCGGTTTTTGCCTGGCTCGAGGGACACGCGTTGTATTGGAAAAAGAAATTAGATACTCTGCATATTTTTGAAGAAGCGCTCGAGCGCTCGGTCAAAGGGCTGATCAACGGCTTTTTACTCCTTTTTGGATTATTGGGTTTGGGCGCACTCGGTGTGACGATTTATGCGGTGCTGCAGGAGGGGGGGCAGATCGGGGATGTCTTTTTACGGAAAAATGGGTTAATGGGCATCTTTGCGATAAGCTTGTTATCTGACTTGTACGCTTATTATCGGATGTCACGCGAATCATTGCTTGATCGCTCGGTCATGGGGCGTTCATTTGACCCTATTTTGACCGATGAAAATCCCGTAGTTATTCTTGAGCGTTTGCAGGCCGATCGCGCGACAGACTGGATTGACGTCTCGCAATGTTTGACGCCAAATAGCCAGCGCCACGTGGAAGACGCTTGGCAATTAGCACGCAAATTGCGTCACGCGTATGTCGTGCCGCTGCATCTGACTGCGTCACTTCTGAATCATACGGATACCAAAGTTGTGTTAGGCCGACTCGGCGTAGATGGCAAAGCTCTGGTAGAGCGCATTTCTCGCGGTTTGGGTAGAATACCGGTGGGCGATGGACGCGTCGCTATTGGCAGTACATTTCTCCAGGTTGTGTTACGTTCGTATGCTGAGGCATACTATGATCGCCGATCGCGTATTGATGTGGCACAATTACTGACTGCGCTGATTCAGATGGATGCTCAGACGCAGGAGATTTTTTATGATTTGGAAATAGAACAGCAAGATATAATTAATGCCGTAGAGTGGATCAATATTCAGCATCGTCTAGCTGAGCGTTGGAGTTCTCAGCGCATGAAAGCTGCCTATAAATCAAAGGGCGTGATGAATAAATCTATGACCGCTCAGGCCACGCCGCTCCTCGATCGCTTTTCGTCTGATTTAACTCAGCTGGCTCGGCGCGGCGTCTTGCCTCCAACGATTGGCCGGGATCGTGAGCTGGATGAAGTGCTACGCATTATCGAAGGGGGCAAGAATGTTATCCTAGCGGGCAATCCCGGTGTAGGGAAGACAAGCATTGTTGAGGGTATTGCTGAAATGATGGCGACTGAAGAGGTTCCGGAAGTGTTGCAGGACCGGCGATTTGTGAGCTTATCAGTCGCTTCATTAGTTGGAGCGGCTGGCCGTCAGGGCGAGCTCGAAGCATTATTTCTCCAAATCATAAATGAAGTGGTACGCTCCGGTAATATTGTTATGTTTATTGATAACATCCAGAACATGGTGGGCGTATCTACTCAAGGTGCAGAGAATATGGATATTGCGGCCATGCTGGCTAATGCATTATCTAAGCGATTATTTTTCTGCATTGCCACCACCACGACCCAGGATTACCGTCGCTACATCGAGGGATCCAGCTCATTGACTTCTGTATTCCAGAAAGTCCAAGTACTTGAGCCGGATACGAATGGTGCGATTCAAATTTTGCAGGGCAAAGCATCTGGCATTGAAGCAAAGAATGAAATATTTTTCTCCTATCAATCAATCCGCAAAACAGTCGAATTTTCTGAGCGATATATTCACGATCGGTATTTACCGGAAAAAGCAATTGCATTGCTTGAGGAGATTGGTGTATATGTGCGCAAGAAGCGTGGCAAAAATTCCATTGTGACTACCGAAGATGTCGCAGAAATAGTTTCGAATAAAACAAATGTACCGGTAACCAAACTGACTCAACAAGAGACGGAAAAATTATTAAACATGGAACAATTAATCCACGAGCGCATGGTTGACCAAGAGGAAGCGGTGTCGGCGGTGGCTACTGCCCTGCGTCGGGCTCGCGCTGAATTGCGCGATTTGAATCGGCCGATCGTCAATCTCTTGTTCCTGGGGCCGACTGGTGTGGGTAAAACCGAACTGGCCAAAACAGTAGCTGATATTTATTTCGGAGCCGAGGAAAATATGATCCGCTTGGATATGTCCGAATACCAAGAGCAAGCCTCAATTAATCGGTTAATTGGAGCGCCCCCAGGATACAGCGGCGGTGGCCAAGGCGGATTCCTCACTGAAGCAGTGCGCGCCCAGCCATTCTCACTGGTACTCCTGGATGAAATCGAAAAAGCCCATCCGGATATTCTCAATGTATTCCTCCAAGTGATGGACGATGGTCGATTGACTGACACCCTTGGTCGTACGATTGATTTCACGAACACCATCATCATTGCTACATCGAATGCCGGTTCGCAGTTAATTCAAGATCGTATTCGGGAGAAGGCGACGCTGGAGGGTATCCGCGATGAGTTGATTAACCAAGCGCTCAAGCCGTACTTCCGGCCAGAGTTCCTTAACCGTTTTGACAACATCGTCGTCTTCAAGCCGTTGGCCATGGAGGATATTATTCAAATCGTCGATCTGATGTTGAAACAGGTGGCCAAGCGATTAGCGCTCAAGGGAATTCGACTGGAGGCAAGCGCCGCAGCCAAAGAAGAATTAGCCCGCGAAGGATTTGATCCGGTGTTTGGTGCCCGTCCTTTACGCCGTGCCATTCAAGACAAAGTGGATAATGCGTTAGCCACCTATTTATTGCAAGGCCGCTTGAGCCGTCGCGACGTGGCCGTGCTTGAGGTGGGCGGTCGTATTTCAGTGAGACAAGCAGAAGCGTTATAA
- a CDS encoding peptidylprolyl isomerase: MTTYSHPGVLPDEKIKQKRARLQTNKGTIVFELFADDAPATVSNFVYLTEADYYNGVTFHRVVPGFVIQGGDPTGTGAGGPGYRFPDEPVRREYDEGIVAMANAGPDTNGSQFFIMLADNNSLPKAYTIFGKVIEGMDVVKRIVAGDVMEHVRIESGE, translated from the coding sequence ATGACTACGTACAGCCATCCGGGCGTATTGCCTGATGAAAAAATAAAACAGAAGCGTGCCCGCTTGCAGACGAATAAGGGCACTATTGTATTCGAATTGTTTGCGGATGATGCGCCCGCGACCGTGAGCAACTTCGTCTATCTGACGGAGGCGGACTACTACAATGGCGTGACGTTTCATCGGGTGGTGCCGGGTTTTGTCATCCAGGGCGGCGATCCGACGGGTACTGGCGCCGGTGGTCCGGGATATCGATTTCCCGATGAGCCGGTGCGGCGGGAATATGATGAAGGCATTGTGGCCATGGCCAATGCAGGACCGGATACCAATGGCTCGCAATTTTTTATTATGTTAGCTGATAATAATAGCTTGCCAAAAGCGTATACCATCTTTGGCAAGGTGATTGAGGGCATGGATGTCGTCAAACGCATTGTTGCTGGGGACGTGATGGAACACGTGCGGATAGAATCTGGGGAATAA